In the Allorhodopirellula heiligendammensis genome, one interval contains:
- a CDS encoding IS3 family transposase: MKFAWIQEHRDSYPISAMCRVLCVSTSGFYAWGKRAPGPRAQRTERIRESVSRVFEQSNRIYGSHKIAQNLTDVEDLETACRNTVAKAMNEMGLKSRVVGKFTPTTTTADPDKIPAPNVLDQVFTASAPNQKWVTDITYLPTCAGWLYLAVVQGKLLGLLRFTTSGGGV, encoded by the coding sequence GTGAAGTTCGCCTGGATCCAAGAGCACCGTGACTCCTATCCCATCTCAGCGATGTGCCGAGTCCTGTGCGTTAGCACGAGTGGCTTCTATGCTTGGGGCAAACGTGCCCCAGGCCCGCGTGCTCAACGCACTGAGAGGATACGCGAGTCGGTCAGCCGCGTTTTCGAGCAGTCCAATCGAATCTACGGCAGTCATAAGATCGCTCAGAATCTGACCGACGTCGAAGATCTCGAAACGGCGTGCCGAAACACGGTTGCCAAAGCAATGAATGAAATGGGACTTAAAAGTCGTGTTGTCGGCAAATTCACGCCCACGACCACAACGGCCGACCCCGACAAGATTCCTGCACCTAACGTGCTCGATCAAGTGTTCACCGCTTCGGCGCCGAATCAGAAATGGGTGACCGACATCACCTATCTACCGACATGCGCCGGTTGGTTATATCTCGCTGTGGTTCAAGGCAAACTTTTGGGGCTATTACGCTTCACGACTTCAGGTGGTGGCGTTTGA
- a CDS encoding transposase, translating to MPEKQKQKRRTFTAEFKQSAVDLIAKQGYSINAASESLGVDATTLRTWHRKLATPQPPLAEDATVAELKAENSRLRRELQRVEMEREILKKATAYFAKESM from the coding sequence ATGCCAGAGAAACAGAAACAGAAACGACGGACTTTCACCGCTGAGTTCAAGCAGAGCGCCGTCGACCTCATTGCCAAACAAGGCTACTCGATCAACGCCGCCTCGGAGTCACTCGGTGTCGATGCGACTACCCTGCGTACTTGGCATCGAAAACTCGCGACGCCGCAGCCACCTTTGGCCGAAGACGCCACCGTTGCCGAGTTGAAGGCAGAAAACAGTCGCCTCCGCAGAGAACTGCAACGAGTTGAAATGGAGCGTGAAATCCTAAAAAAAGCAACGGCGTACTTCGCGAAGGAGTCAATGTGA
- a CDS encoding DNA/RNA non-specific endonuclease: MPRDTSLHALRRKLSRVAGDSKLESLAKERRSASARVGGRESLTEDARGQRAHLDNLVARDFDTETSALQKLENGDFDDISPRERMYLEAIVEEDGRPVVFVIDDEFDVLPDPWTQLNADPVRSRINALMPSIGRIEDISGGIPQHIGTGFVVGPNLMMTNRHVAEAFVRGLGRVRNQLSFVPGIESAIDFRRENELDPNDLSTSVRLTDVVMVHPYWDMALFRIEGLSPANGGLRLSVQAPEDLVGRNIVVIGYPGRGNDRSRKAVQLERKVYGRVFGVKRLAPGEIEVRERIESFDYVVPAMTHDSSTLAGNSGSAIVDVETGEIVGLHFAGITLKANYSVPLFELARDPRVVDAGVNFAGSVPPTDEWDRAWRGIESLGSGGVTAAVPAAPFATGQPGQQSVTWTIPIQVSISLGQPLVGTNVGPTPAPVHAASEATFKVPVIHPNLEQRSGYDPNFLELDGGELVPLPEITEAGENVIARLADNSHELKYHKFSVVMHKERRLALFTASNVSWQSEDKFLSDGRKPSRGELNGFDDDNIREAWAIDERIPVGEQLPDKFFIKDQGAFDRGHLVRRDDVAWGDSFEDMQKGNGDTFHTTNCSPQVAKFNQASKGVDNWGDLENLIQGETTSERVIVFAGPVLDPSDKRFDGVDSSGPVKVQIPRQFWKIVIASTEDGPKAFGFLLKQKLTGVPLEFAVPEDWKPYQVAIQEIEDLLFGLATLDWCKVHDVLEF, from the coding sequence ATGCCACGAGACACCTCACTTCATGCCCTTCGCAGAAAACTCTCCAGGGTTGCGGGAGATTCCAAGTTGGAGTCGCTGGCGAAGGAAAGAAGGTCTGCGTCGGCGAGGGTAGGTGGGCGGGAAAGTCTGACTGAAGACGCCCGTGGGCAAAGAGCCCACTTAGACAATCTCGTCGCGCGAGATTTTGATACGGAGACATCAGCCCTGCAGAAGCTGGAGAATGGTGATTTTGACGACATCTCGCCTCGCGAGAGGATGTATCTCGAAGCTATCGTTGAGGAAGATGGCCGCCCGGTCGTGTTCGTCATCGACGACGAATTCGATGTACTTCCTGATCCTTGGACCCAGCTCAACGCAGACCCCGTTCGCTCGCGTATCAATGCCCTGATGCCCTCCATCGGTCGCATTGAGGACATATCCGGAGGTATCCCCCAGCATATCGGTACCGGATTTGTCGTTGGCCCGAATCTGATGATGACGAACCGGCACGTTGCGGAGGCGTTCGTGCGCGGTTTGGGCCGCGTCCGAAACCAGCTTTCATTCGTTCCGGGGATTGAGTCAGCAATCGATTTCCGACGCGAGAATGAACTCGATCCGAACGATCTTTCGACCAGCGTTCGCCTGACTGACGTCGTAATGGTCCATCCGTATTGGGATATGGCGCTGTTTCGCATCGAAGGGCTATCGCCCGCGAATGGGGGACTGCGGCTGTCGGTACAGGCACCGGAGGATCTGGTCGGACGCAACATTGTTGTCATCGGATATCCAGGTCGTGGAAATGATCGATCTCGCAAAGCCGTACAGCTTGAACGGAAGGTGTACGGAAGAGTCTTTGGTGTTAAACGGCTGGCTCCTGGCGAGATCGAAGTCCGCGAGCGGATCGAGAGCTTCGATTACGTGGTCCCAGCAATGACGCACGACAGTTCCACACTGGCTGGCAATTCAGGTTCTGCGATCGTTGATGTGGAAACCGGTGAGATCGTCGGCCTGCATTTTGCTGGCATCACACTCAAGGCGAATTACTCAGTGCCCTTGTTCGAACTGGCCCGTGATCCGCGTGTGGTGGATGCAGGCGTTAACTTTGCGGGCAGCGTTCCTCCGACCGACGAATGGGACCGTGCTTGGCGCGGCATCGAATCGCTGGGAAGCGGTGGCGTAACAGCAGCGGTCCCAGCTGCTCCCTTCGCGACTGGCCAGCCTGGCCAACAATCGGTCACCTGGACAATCCCCATCCAAGTGTCCATCTCATTGGGACAACCACTGGTGGGCACGAACGTCGGACCAACACCAGCACCAGTCCATGCGGCGAGTGAAGCGACTTTTAAAGTTCCGGTGATTCATCCCAACCTGGAACAGCGCTCCGGATACGACCCGAATTTTCTGGAACTCGATGGCGGAGAACTGGTCCCTTTGCCGGAAATCACAGAGGCCGGTGAGAATGTCATCGCCCGGCTGGCGGACAACAGCCATGAACTTAAGTACCACAAGTTTTCAGTCGTAATGCATAAAGAGCGTCGACTCGCGTTGTTCACTGCTTCAAACGTCAGCTGGCAGTCGGAAGACAAATTCCTTTCCGATGGCCGCAAACCATCTCGAGGCGAACTCAACGGATTTGATGACGACAACATTCGGGAAGCCTGGGCGATCGACGAGCGTATTCCAGTTGGGGAACAGCTCCCCGACAAATTCTTCATCAAGGACCAGGGAGCGTTTGACCGGGGGCATCTGGTCCGGCGAGATGATGTCGCGTGGGGAGACTCATTCGAAGACATGCAGAAGGGAAACGGGGACACATTCCATACGACGAACTGCTCTCCGCAAGTTGCCAAATTCAACCAGGCTTCGAAAGGGGTCGACAATTGGGGAGATCTCGAAAACCTTATTCAAGGCGAAACGACTTCTGAGCGGGTGATCGTGTTTGCCGGACCCGTTCTCGATCCCTCCGATAAGCGATTCGATGGGGTTGATTCGAGTGGCCCTGTCAAGGTTCAGATCCCGCGACAGTTCTGGAAAATTGTTATCGCGAGTACGGAAGATGGCCCAAAAGCGTTTGGGTTCCTTTTAAAGCAGAAGCTGACCGGCGTCCCCTTGGAGTTTGCGGTCCCAGAAGACTGGAAGCCGTACCAAGTTGCGATTCAGGAAATCGAAGACTTGCTATTTGGACTGGCAACACTCGATTGGTGCAAGGTACATGATGTTCTGGAATTCTGA
- a CDS encoding lipase family protein — MLWKFPIRVTVSVGSPVLSSQVGVVRSSHGTAGLQEGHITSSAPTIDTAPFHLDSLSNSTFTWKAALSLALASKLAYESDQSVKSTCLGSTRSWGFGSCEFIDVDDTQCFVALTPEIALVSFRGTESRGDWLRNINVPGRTRNYGVAHRGFLGGFQAVESRLRSALSGIGGRKLILTGHSLGGALATVMAAEWQEFMPASWVVTFGQPAVGRGSFRMFFMQHYSRKFFRFVNDDDVVPRVPPGYEHVGRLLHFDAQGLLKNGQSLPLIEQAFVESISNEAFEPGPAMLTYAEYQALQSQIGQEVVSVNRPLTESLARPQTEGLFPSVRDHSLDRYIDKIAAKSEL, encoded by the coding sequence ATGCTTTGGAAATTCCCAATACGGGTTACTGTTTCGGTTGGATCGCCGGTCCTCTCGTCGCAAGTTGGCGTTGTGAGATCGAGCCACGGCACAGCGGGTTTGCAAGAAGGGCACATCACCAGTTCAGCGCCGACGATTGATACAGCACCGTTCCATCTGGATTCGCTCTCGAACTCGACCTTCACCTGGAAAGCGGCATTGTCTTTGGCTCTTGCCAGCAAGTTGGCATACGAGTCCGACCAGAGCGTCAAGTCGACCTGCCTTGGCTCGACGAGATCATGGGGTTTTGGTTCTTGCGAGTTCATCGATGTCGATGACACGCAGTGCTTCGTCGCGTTAACCCCAGAGATCGCATTGGTCTCATTTCGCGGAACCGAAAGCCGTGGCGATTGGCTGAGGAACATTAACGTTCCTGGGCGAACTCGCAACTACGGAGTTGCACATCGGGGATTTCTTGGAGGATTTCAGGCTGTCGAGTCGCGGTTGAGGTCGGCGCTTTCCGGAATCGGAGGGCGAAAGCTCATTCTTACAGGCCACAGCCTAGGCGGAGCACTCGCAACCGTGATGGCTGCCGAGTGGCAGGAATTCATGCCCGCGTCATGGGTCGTGACATTTGGGCAGCCAGCCGTCGGAAGGGGTTCTTTCCGAATGTTCTTCATGCAGCATTACTCCAGGAAGTTCTTCCGTTTCGTGAACGATGATGACGTGGTGCCGCGTGTGCCTCCCGGTTATGAGCATGTCGGTCGGTTGCTGCACTTTGATGCCCAGGGTCTCCTGAAGAATGGACAATCTTTGCCATTAATCGAGCAGGCATTTGTTGAATCGATCAGCAATGAGGCGTTCGAACCTGGTCCGGCCATGCTGACATATGCCGAGTACCAGGCTCTGCAGTCCCAGATTGGGCAGGAAGTAGTCAGCGTCAATCGCCCCTTGACGGAGTCGCTGGCAAGGCCACAGACCGAAGGACTCTTTCCAAGCGTAAGAGATCATAGCCTGGACAGATACATCGACAAGATTGCTGCGAAATCGGAACTTTAA
- a CDS encoding trypsin-like peptidase domain-containing protein, producing MSETIPYPSSSVWYIHVQTNGETGQGSGVGIRLRKKGQPGTEETYILTCAHVVRRSGKSDQELGPKHERIWGQPAGYGYDPSGGFSLQMVATVTPLSTYAAASFYEQPVADVESADWALLKFDDPAWSNCRDAKLIAGTWASQELATGDECVISGYPEGHKGFSGFLNGNDHTVRPKPGYNIQKVEKIANSLVTFDGTGSRSGMSGGGVFRTGESNHALSGLHRARYDARLQLKALSARSILQRLDELGYEPVEVSLHKSPDQQRNEAPFSMSDLQADEVIAIATSLLQIAIGDCHSGKQVEQFVGAKGKLVLTLSEFAADSMQRLAVKGSLDLLQAQQSQITSLKDRELSNMFPGTNFAREIERLQVARTETIEEIRGRLRLMIDNCVQLT from the coding sequence ATGAGCGAGACGATTCCATACCCGAGTAGCTCTGTGTGGTACATTCACGTCCAAACAAATGGCGAGACCGGACAAGGGTCCGGTGTAGGTATTCGGTTGAGGAAGAAGGGACAGCCCGGAACGGAAGAGACCTACATCCTTACTTGTGCTCATGTGGTTCGCCGTTCAGGGAAGAGCGATCAGGAGCTTGGCCCTAAGCACGAAAGAATATGGGGTCAGCCAGCCGGTTACGGGTACGATCCATCTGGCGGTTTTTCGCTGCAGATGGTAGCGACTGTGACACCACTGAGCACCTATGCGGCAGCGAGCTTCTATGAACAGCCCGTTGCCGATGTCGAGAGTGCTGATTGGGCGCTCTTGAAGTTTGACGATCCGGCGTGGAGCAATTGCCGAGACGCAAAGCTCATAGCAGGAACGTGGGCCAGCCAGGAATTGGCGACAGGAGACGAATGCGTAATCTCTGGGTACCCAGAAGGTCACAAAGGCTTCAGTGGTTTCCTCAATGGTAATGACCACACAGTCCGCCCTAAGCCAGGTTACAATATTCAGAAGGTCGAGAAGATTGCCAACAGCCTTGTGACCTTCGATGGAACTGGTTCGCGATCGGGAATGAGTGGCGGCGGAGTTTTTCGAACTGGCGAATCGAATCATGCCCTCAGCGGACTCCACCGCGCACGGTATGATGCGAGACTTCAACTCAAGGCCCTGTCGGCTCGCAGCATACTTCAGCGACTGGATGAGCTTGGGTACGAGCCTGTTGAGGTTTCTCTACATAAGTCGCCCGATCAACAGCGGAACGAGGCCCCTTTCAGCATGAGTGATCTTCAAGCGGATGAGGTGATAGCTATCGCAACAAGTTTGCTGCAGATTGCGATCGGCGACTGTCATTCTGGAAAGCAAGTCGAGCAGTTTGTGGGGGCCAAGGGCAAGTTGGTCCTGACCCTCAGCGAGTTTGCTGCCGACTCGATGCAGCGGCTTGCAGTCAAAGGATCGCTGGACCTTTTGCAAGCTCAACAGAGTCAGATCACTTCTCTTAAAGACAGAGAGTTGAGCAACATGTTTCCAGGCACGAACTTCGCCAGAGAGATCGAACGGCTACAAGTTGCTCGCACAGAAACAATTGAGGAAATCCGCGGCCGACTCAGGTTGATGATCGATAATTGCGTCCAGCTAACGTGA
- a CDS encoding endonuclease, whose translation MGQSSVVSHPKLLDATADRFRRTFGDAATRTEATVPLEAAPGVRHESLRARLESRTPFELLRGNPSDAVERRLLRLRCSPEVIRSAMGSGPALEGRFDSGRIGLERIIGRNELLAVRYLDAGRVAGSAVARVVIRSSSGAVLGYGTGSMISPSLIMTNNHVLDSTSRAENAVVEFNYQLGLDGREMSAVRFRLRPDLFFTTSPAEELDLTIVAVSDVADMSFNTQLSTFGFNPLSATEGEILAGESVTVIQHPGGDLKQIALRENRVLRFPNTGDSFLYYETDTTPGSSGAPVFNDQWEVVALHHSGFPERDSHGRILTTEGQLWREEMGDERIHWIANEGIRVVAIREHLSGLGGLTSAQGALRDAALNPQPIPLVSEPEKHPIQVSLPGTVLPASPVRSATEATATWTIPLNVSVTLGPPTGGATCDLSPIVAPISTPTSPSLLVLGPSDEPDDADFEAAKKIFEEARSRPYYDATADSADRTAFYSDISSTLSPSQLFDALSELVQSTHTKTLGYKPAVHLYPWVDLQPNLKIRSIYSSQMFEPIEFIARDLEVARLRRELLSRFRSSEAAGNPALEAAFKESLEAALPYNCEHVVPQSWFRKRQPMKGDLHHLFACESKCNSFRSNTPYFDFTDFREAIRSDCGKSETNKFEPNAGKGAVARATLYFLLRYPGEINTTASEYTPDRIQTLLQWHQDHPVTEYERHRNQVIFAVQGNRNPLIDQPDWVQHIEFSEGLA comes from the coding sequence ATGGGCCAGTCTTCAGTCGTATCGCATCCAAAACTACTCGACGCAACCGCCGATCGCTTTCGTCGCACGTTCGGTGATGCAGCGACTCGAACCGAAGCGACGGTTCCTCTTGAAGCCGCTCCCGGCGTCCGCCACGAATCGCTACGTGCGCGACTTGAGTCGAGAACACCATTTGAGCTTCTGAGAGGGAATCCGTCGGACGCCGTTGAACGGCGGCTTCTGCGGCTCAGGTGTTCACCCGAGGTCATCCGCAGTGCGATGGGATCGGGTCCAGCACTTGAGGGGCGATTCGATTCGGGACGAATTGGTCTCGAACGCATCATCGGCAGGAACGAACTACTGGCGGTCCGGTATCTTGACGCTGGCAGAGTAGCCGGAAGTGCCGTGGCGAGAGTGGTCATTCGGTCGAGTTCGGGAGCAGTGCTGGGATACGGGACGGGATCGATGATTTCCCCCTCCCTCATCATGACGAACAATCATGTGCTGGATTCCACTTCGCGGGCCGAAAACGCCGTTGTGGAGTTTAACTACCAGCTTGGGCTCGATGGCCGCGAAATGTCAGCGGTGCGATTTCGGTTGCGTCCGGACCTTTTCTTCACAACGAGTCCCGCGGAGGAACTCGATTTGACTATTGTCGCGGTGTCGGATGTTGCCGACATGTCCTTCAACACTCAATTGTCAACCTTCGGTTTCAATCCGCTGTCGGCCACCGAAGGAGAAATTCTGGCCGGCGAAAGTGTCACGGTAATCCAGCACCCAGGTGGAGATCTGAAGCAAATTGCACTGCGAGAGAACCGCGTCTTGCGCTTCCCCAACACGGGAGACAGCTTCCTGTACTATGAGACCGACACCACTCCCGGGTCTTCCGGCGCACCAGTTTTCAATGATCAATGGGAAGTTGTCGCCCTGCATCACTCTGGTTTTCCAGAGCGGGATAGCCACGGCAGAATTCTGACAACCGAGGGCCAACTCTGGCGAGAAGAAATGGGGGACGAGCGAATTCACTGGATCGCCAACGAAGGAATTCGTGTGGTCGCGATTCGGGAACACCTGTCGGGACTGGGCGGCCTGACATCCGCGCAAGGCGCGTTGCGAGATGCGGCCTTAAACCCACAGCCAATCCCTCTGGTATCGGAACCCGAAAAGCATCCTATTCAAGTTAGTTTGCCAGGCACTGTTTTACCTGCAAGTCCTGTGAGATCCGCGACGGAAGCAACTGCCACTTGGACAATCCCGCTCAACGTCTCGGTCACACTCGGACCTCCGACCGGGGGGGCGACTTGCGATTTATCACCTATTGTCGCACCCATTTCTACTCCCACATCGCCGTCTCTCCTGGTCCTTGGTCCATCCGACGAACCCGATGATGCCGACTTCGAAGCTGCGAAGAAAATCTTCGAAGAGGCTCGCAGCCGCCCTTACTACGACGCCACAGCTGATAGCGCTGACCGAACGGCCTTCTATTCGGACATCTCGTCCACATTGAGTCCCTCGCAGCTCTTTGATGCTCTGAGTGAACTCGTGCAATCCACACACACGAAGACGCTGGGTTACAAGCCCGCCGTACATCTTTACCCGTGGGTGGATCTGCAACCGAATCTCAAGATTCGCAGCATCTATTCGTCCCAGATGTTCGAGCCGATCGAGTTCATTGCTCGTGACCTCGAAGTCGCTCGACTCCGACGCGAGCTACTGTCTCGCTTCAGAAGTTCCGAAGCGGCTGGAAATCCAGCTTTGGAAGCCGCCTTCAAAGAGTCGCTGGAAGCCGCGCTTCCGTACAACTGCGAACACGTGGTCCCGCAGTCGTGGTTCCGGAAACGTCAACCAATGAAAGGTGACCTGCACCATCTGTTCGCCTGTGAATCCAAGTGCAACAGCTTCCGCAGCAACACTCCATACTTCGACTTTACAGATTTCCGAGAAGCCATCCGCTCCGATTGTGGCAAGAGCGAGACAAACAAGTTCGAACCAAACGCCGGCAAAGGAGCCGTCGCCCGAGCCACACTCTACTTTCTCCTCCGCTACCCGGGCGAGATCAACACGACTGCCTCCGAATACACACCGGACCGCATTCAGACGCTCCTGCAATGGCACCAGGACCATCCAGTAACCGAGTACGAACGCCACCGCAATCAAGTGATCTTTGCCGTGCAGGGGAACCGGAATCCACTGATTGACCAACCGGACTGGGTTCAGCACATCGAATTTAGCGAGGGGTTGGCATGA